A genome region from Pseudorca crassidens isolate mPseCra1 chromosome 20, mPseCra1.hap1, whole genome shotgun sequence includes the following:
- the TRADD gene encoding tumor necrosis factor receptor type 1-associated DEATH domain protein has translation MLERPFPGGKMAAGPNGLEEWVGSAYLFVESSLDKVVLSDAYAHPQQKVAVYRALRTALAESGGSPDVLQMLKIHRSDPQLIVQLRFSGRQACGRFLRTYREGALRAALQGCLAAELTLHSVSLQLELRAGAEQLDALLTDEERCLNCIFAQKPDRLRDEELTELEDALRNLTCGLGGQGGDVEGAPAPSQSLAPSPSEEKPPPPPPPPPSGQTFLFHGQPVVNRPLSLQDQQTFARSVGLKWRKVGRSLQRGCRALRDPALDSLAYEYEREGLYEQAFQLLRRFVQAEGRRATLQRLVEALEENELTSLAEDLLGLANPHGGLA, from the exons ATGCTGGAGCGCCCCTTCCCAG GAGGCAAGATGGCGGCTGGGCCAAATGGGCTTGAGGAGTGGGTGGGCAGTGCCTACCTATTTGTGGAGTCCTCGCTGGACAAGGTGGTCTTGTCGGATGCCTACGCTCACCCGCAGCAGAAAGTGGCGGTGTACAGGGCTCTGCGGACTGCCCTGGCAG AGAGTGGCGGGAGCCCTGACGTGCTGCAGATGCTCAAGATCCACCGCAGCGATCCGCAGCTGATCGTGCAGTTGCGTTTCAGCGGGCGCCAGGCCTGCGGCCGCTTCCTCCGCACCTACCGCGAGGGGGCACTGCGCGCCGCGCTGCAAGGGTGCTTGGCGGCGGAGCTGACCCTGCACTCCGTGTCGCTGCAACTGGAGCTGCGCGCCGGCGCGGAGCAGCTAGATGCCTTGCTGACCGACGAGGAGCGCTGTTTGAATTGCATCTTCGCCCAGAAG CCCGACCGGCTCCGGGATGAGGAACTAACAGAGTTGGAGGATGCGCTCAGGAATCTGACGTGCGGCTTGGGGGGCCAAGGGGGCGACGTGGAGGGCGCTCCGGCCCCCTCGCAGTCTCTGGCACCCTCTCCGTCGGAGGAGaagccaccgccgccgccgccgccgccgccgtctgGCCAGACTTTTCTGTTCCATGGTCAGCCCGTAG TGAaccggccgctgagcctgcaggacCAACAGACGTTCGCGCGCTCAGTGGGCCTCAAGTGGCGCAAGGTGGGGCGCTCCTTGCAGCGCGGCTGTCGTGCATTGCGAGACCCGGCGCTTGACTCACTGGCCTATGAATACGAGCGTGAAGGGCTGTATGAGCAGGCCTTCCAGCTGCTGCGGCGCTTCGTGCAGGCCGAGGGCCGCCGCGCCACGCTGCAGCGCCTGGTGGAGGCGCTCGAGGAGAACGAACTCACCAGCCTGGCAGAGGACTTGCTGGGCCTCGCAAATCCCCATGGCGGCCTGGCCTAG
- the B3GNT9 gene encoding UDP-GlcNAc:betaGal beta-1,3-N-acetylglucosaminyltransferase 9: protein MRRRLRLRGEASLTLLLGAALGLLLYAQRDGAAPTTNAPRAQGRAAPGPTPGLRVFQAPDAGAAPPAYEEDTPEPPTPTGPFDFGRYLRAKDQRRFPLLINQPHKCRGNGAPPGGPDLLIAVKSVAADFERRQAVRQTWGAEGRVQGALVRRVFLLGVPRGAGTDGADAEGAGTRTHWSALLRAESRAYADILLWAFDDTFFNLTLKEIHFLAWASAYCPDVRFVFKGDADVFVHVGNLLEFLAPRDPEQDLLAGDVIVQARPIRVRASKYYIPEAVYGLPAYPAYAGGGGFVLSGATLRRLAGACAQVELFPIDDVFLGMCLQRLRLTPEPHPAFRTFGIPRPSAAPHLRTFDPCFYRELVVVHGLSAADIWLMWHLLHRPHGPACARPWPVAAGPFQWGP, encoded by the coding sequence ATGAGGCGGAGGCTGCGCCTACGCGGAGAAGCGTCGCTCACGCTGCTCCTCGGCGCCGCCCTCGGCCTCCTGCTCTATGCGCAGCGCGATGGCGCGGCCCCGACGACGAACGCGCCGCGAGCTCAAGGGAGGGCGGCGCCGGGGCCCACCCCGGGGCTCCGTGTATTTCAGGCGCCGGACGCGGGCGCAGCCCCGCCGGCCTACGAAGAGGATACGCCGGAGCCGCCCACGCCCACGGGACCTTTTGACTTTGGCCGCTATCTTCGAGCCAAGGACCAGCGGCGCTTCCCTCTCCTCATTAACCAGCCGCACAAGTGCCGAGGAAATGGCGCACCCCCCGGCGGACCCGACCTGCTCATCGCCGTCAAGTCGGTGGCTGCGGACTTCGAGCGGCGCCAAGCAGTGCGCCAGACGTGGGGGGCTGAGGGTCGCGTGCAGGGGGCGCTAGTGCGCCGGGTGTTTTTGCTGGGCGTGCCCCGGGGCGCGGGCACAGACGGGGCAGACGCGGAGGGGGCGGGCACTCGAACGCACTGGAGCGCCCTGCTGCGTGCTGAGAGCCGTGCGTACGCGGACATCCTGCTCTGGGCCTTCGACGACACTTTCTTCAACCTAACGCTCAAGGAGATCCATTTTCTGGCCTGGGCCTCCGCCTACTGCCCCGACGTGCGCTTCGTCTTTAAGGGCGACGCCGACGTGTTTGTGCACGTGGGAAACCTGCTGGAGTTCCTGGCACCAAGGGACCCGGAGCAGGACCTGCTTGCAGGTGACGTGATAGTGCAGGCGCGGCCAATCCGCGTGCGGGCCAGCAAGTACTACATCCCTGAGGCTGTGTACGGCCTGCCTGCCTACCCGGCCTACGCAGGCGGTGGCGGCTTCGTTCTCTCGGGGGCCACGCTGCGCCGCCTGGCCGGTGCCTGCGCGCAGGTTGAGCTTTTCCCCATTGACGACGTCTTTTTGGGCATGTGTCTACAGCGCCTGCGTCTCACGCCTGAGCCTCACCCTGCTTTCCGCACCTTTGGCATCCCTCGACCTTCAGCCGCTCCGCACCTCCGCACCTTCGACCCCTGCTTTTACCGCGAGCtggttgtagtgcacgggctctCGGCTGCTGACATATGGCTTATGTGGCACTTGCTGCACCGGCCACACGGGCCAGCCTGTGCGCGTCCATGGCCTGTCGCTGCGGGTCCCTTCCAGTGGGGCCCCTAG